Proteins encoded in a region of the Limanda limanda chromosome 17, fLimLim1.1, whole genome shotgun sequence genome:
- the LOC133022889 gene encoding 5-hydroxytryptamine receptor 3A-like: protein MSGLMTLAFLAVTAAGVSSSEMSDCSYLSLLTHLNLIQTDSPLSIMRPVKNWTTTTVVSLDMVLYGILEVDEKSQTVTTHVQTQMMWRNEFLRWNSSNFCGIEMLTVPRKMLWVPDVSIQEDTSDTGSIQNSPLVTLTTDGWVFAGGRQRLTTTCQFRLYLFPFDTQSCNISFGSMNYNAESMTLRTLNSEETLSLFSELIMITQGEWELLNMKVTYYFTESKNLSQSKLIYTVIIMRKPMLYVINLIVPLFYFLILDLASFFIRGEKLSFKVTVLLSISVLLLILQDMLPSTEAKLPLMASFCVWVFTLVWLSILEAMLIDFLLGLDGCCGNNAQNAVNNQEVEIQLEGNSHKDPSAAEERGQLGPVMKPSEGELLMLILEEVKVARMETERHVKDDRKPGRYTRLAQIIDSVYFVLYFLNVVSYLVYLNTAWLGSYVSNKKE from the exons ATGTCAGGGCTGATGACTCTCGCTTTTCTTGCAGTCACTG CTGCAGGTGTCTCCAGCAGTGAGATGTCAGACTGCTCGTACTTGAGCCTCCTGACACACTTGAACCTGATTCAAACAGACTCCCCTCTGTCAATAATGAGACCCGTGAAAAACTGGACTACAACAACTGTTGTTTCCCTGGACATGGTGCTGTATGGTATTCTAGAAGTG GATGAAAAGTCTCAAACTGTCACGACTCACGTCCAGACACAAATG ATGTGGCGAAATGAATTCCTGAGGTGGAATTCTTCAAACTTCTGTGGAATTGAAATGTTGACGGTTCCTAGGAAAATGCTCTGGGTCCCAGATGTATCCATTCAAGAGGA CACTTCTGACACTGGGAGCATTCAGAACAGTCCTCTGGTCACTCTGACAACTGATGGGTGGGTGTTCGCAGGTGGACGCCAGCGGCTGACGACCACCTGTCAGTTCAGGCTGTACCTCTTCCCATTTGACACGCAGAGTTGTAACATTTCATTTGGATCCATGAACTACAACG cgGAATCTATGACACTGAGAACACTCAACAGTGAAGAAACTCTTTCATTATTCTCTGAGCTGATTATGATCACCCAGGGAGAATGGGAACTTTTAAACATGAAAGTTACTTATTATTTTACTGAATCAAAAAATCTATCTCAGAGCAAGCTCATATACACG gtCATCATCATGAGGAAGCCAATGCTTTATGTGATAAATTTAATCGTGCCCCTGTTTTACTTCCTGATCCTGGATCTGGCGTCATTTTTCATCAGGGGTGAAAAACTGAGCTTCAAAGTGACTGTGCTCCTGTCAATCTCCGTCCTCCTGCTCATTCTTCAGGATATGCTGCCGTCCACAGAAGCCAAGCTGCCGTTGATGG CCAGCTTCTGTGTGTGGGTTTTCACACTGGTGTGGCTGAGCATCCTGGAGGCCATGCTGATAGACTTTCTGTTGGGGCTCGATGGTTGCTGTGGAAACAATGCTCAAAACGCGGTTAATAACCAGGAAGTGGAAATTCAGCTGGAAGGCAACTCTCACAAAG ACCCCTCTGCAGCTGAAGAGCGAGGTCAGCTGGGTCCAGTGATGAAGCCCAGTGAGGGTGAGCTGCTGATGCtcatcctggaggaagtgaaggtcGCTCGAATGGAAACCGAACGACATGTCAAAGACGACAGGAAGCCTGGACGCTACACAAGACTGGCTCAAATCATAGACTCTGTGTACTTTGTCCTCTATTTTCTCAATGTTGTATCATATTTGGTATACCTGAATACGGCGTGGCTTGGAAGCTATGTATCAAATAAGAAAGAATAG
- the tsen54 gene encoding tRNA-splicing endonuclease subunit Sen54 — translation MADHNIPHAEQSLYSEMLSPSELFAARSRSHKIPVRGPKDFFPDGSDEQRQRLDQSLTEHWSLLSEERVERLGNLVKATWISDKRIVELQSPAGKFWHTMGFSANGKQCLLPEEALYLMECGNLQVFYQDLPLSIQDGYERFLSSATVSLQQYQVFGHLKRLGYVVHRFDPSLEPSSYARQLNLPQSHDRAGKQLKRKRSVSPSSTPTSSCTDAQETSTDRTERMMEDKGEEDKKLPESTSPEDMEVQISTATTTNPADQGGGRSWWAADGLRDSARGSNHCTTSVPSRWDFSSILFPDLGSSEHLSSCLASPDPSLLPGALAVGACDVSPWKQRINLRKVGMSSNEQRREEDEWRRRRDVNKDKDVRQCRNWAEYQELLKRRQGRGDGRPAHLWNREVTPLHDPRQPIPTKELLDKISVIESTDLLEGASRLKGSEDWRICFSVYQPDSVAEFKKNSPGKPYSRMCVCSFDGPVPDLRAVKLLASQSGDVPVVFAVVDYGDISFYTFKDFQLPTDVYP, via the exons ATGGCGGACCACAACATTCCCCACGCTGAGCAGAGTCTCTACAGTGAGATGTTAAG TCCGTCTGAGCTGTTTGCAGCCCGGTCCAGGAGTCACAAGATCCCAGTGAGAGGACCGAAGGACTTCTTCCCTGACGGCTCAGACGAGCAGAGGCAGCGGCTTGACCAGAGTCTGACCGAGCACTGGAGCCTCCTATCTGAGGAGAGGGTGGAGAGGCT AGGAAACTTAGTGAAGGCCACATGGATTTCAGACAAACGGATTGTGGAGCTTCAGTCTCCAGCT GGAAAGTTCTGGCATACGATGGGATTTTCTGCCAATGGCAAACAGTGTCTTCTCCCGGAAGAGGCTCTCTACCTGATGGAGTGT GGAAACCTGCAGGTGTTTTATCAGGATTTGCCGCTGTCCATTCAGGACGGTTATGAGAGATTTCTGTCCTCAGCCACAGTGAGCCTCCAGCAGTATCAG GTGTTTGGGCATCTGAAGAGGCTTGGGTATGTGGTGCACAGGTTCGATCCCAG TTTGGAGCCATCGTCGTACGCAAGGCAGCTGAACCTGCCTCAGTCGCATGATAGAGCAGGAAAACAACTGAAGAGGAAACGTAGCGTcagcccctcctccaccccGACATCCAG TTGTACTGACGCTCAAGAAACTTCCACTGATAGAACtgagaggatgatggaggatAAAGGCGAGGAGGACAAAAAGCTTCCCGAGTCAACCTCTCCTGAGGATATGGAGGTCCAGATCTCCACCGCGACTACCACTAATCCAGCAGACCAAGGTGGGGGCAGGAGCTGGTGGGCAGCAGATGGTCTCAGGGACTCGGCCAGGGGATCCAATCACTGCACCACATCTGTTCCCTCCCGCTGGGACTTCAGCTCCATCCTGTTCCCTGACCTTGGCTCCAGTGAACATCTGTCCAGCTGTCTGGCATCTCCAGACCCTTCTCTGCTGCCTGGGGCTTTGGCTGTGGGAGCCTGTGACGTTTCCCCCTGGAAGCAGAGGATAAACTTGCGGAAGGtgggaatgtcttcaaatgagcagaggagggaagaagacGAGTGGCGGCGTCGGCGGGATgtcaacaaagacaaagac GTCCGGCAATGCAGAAACTGGGCGGAGTATCAGGAGCTCCTGAAGAGGCGACAGGGGAGAGGGGACGGTCGTCCAGCTCACCTGTGGAACAGAGAAGTCACTCCCTTACATGACCCAAGACAACCAATCCCCACCA AGGAGCTGTTGGATAAAATCAGCGTGATCGAGTCGACAGATTTACTCGAGGGGGCGTCCAG GTTAAAAGGCTCAGAGGACTGGAGgatttgtttcagtgtttaccAACCTGATTCGGTGGCTGAGTTCAAGAAGAACAGCCCGGGGAAACCTTACTcccgcatgtgtgtgtgtag TTTCGACGGCCCTGTGCCCGACCTGCGAGCTGTCAAGCTGCTGGCGTCCCAGAGCGGAGACGTCCCAGTGGTCTTTGCTGTGGTGGACTACGGAGACATCTCCTTCTACACCTTCAAAGACTTCCAGCTGCCAACCgatgtttacccctga